The nucleotide window TGAGATTATTGCTTCTGCTATGTCTCCTTCATTATCCTTCAAAGCCTGAATGGCTTCATCTTCAGAACAATCTGTCTGCTCCATCACGAACTCTATGTCCTCTTCATCCGGCTCAACCTCTTTTTTAATCTCTTCTGGATTCCCAATCACTTGGTATGTTTTCTGGCCCTTAGCATCCATCACAGTTACCTCAGCTTTGTTGAAAACAAGGTCTTTTTCCGCTGTTTTTATTATAACTTCCTCAACATCCTCTAGTTCTTCAATGTCGATTCCCATCTGCTTCATCAATTGATCCATTTTTCTTTGATCGAATCCGCCTCTCATTCCTGGAAACATAAATTATCACCTATCAACGCCGCTTCTAACCTCTACTGCGGCGCCCTTTTCAAATAACTTTATCTCTTTATAACTTAATGTTGTCTTTCCTGTTGCAAGTAAGTTGTCATCCTCATCAACAACAACAACCTCCATGCCAGCTCTAATTTCTGGGTCAAGTTCAACCACGTGTTTAGCAAACGCAGTCTTACCATCCCTAATAAAATCACCAACCTCATTCAAGACAACAACCCGGTTCTCCGGATAAGGAGTTGACTCAAGAACTCTCCGACCCCCAATTATACTGAGAGTGAATAAACCATCCTTAACCCGTAGATATGCAATATCAACTCCATCCTTTGAGACCTTGCGTATAGTTCCAGTACGCCTATAACTAACATCACAACCGTCGGGAAAAACCTTCTCACCAACACCTACTCCAAACTGGTAGTCAGCAATAGATCTAGCTGTTTTCAAAGACATCTCTCCCTAAATATATCCGATAGTCTTTTTAAACTTCCCATTATAAAATTCATCAGAATGATCAGTTCAATAGAAATGAAAGCATTAGACCGCAACGCACATTACTATGGGGTCTCCCCCCGAATGTTGATGGAGGAAGCAGGTAAACAAACCGCATTACAAATCGATGAAGAACCAAAACAAAACATAGCAATAGTAGCCGGTGAAGGAAACAACGGTGGAGATGGATTTGTAGCAGCAAGATACCTCAAAGAAATGGGTCATGACGTAGAAGTACTGTTAGTAGGTGACGGCAAAGAGATAAAGACAGGTCCCGCCAGAGAAAACTGGTTACTACTAAAAAAGAAAGGCATAAAAAAAACAGAGTCAAGTAAACCAGAGTTCTTCAAAGGCCTTGAAATAAACTCCGACATAATCATAGACGCAGTACTCGGAATCGGAATAAAAGGAACACCAAGAGAACCAGTTAAATCAGCAATAACAGCCATAAACAACTCAAAAGCAAAAATAATCTCAATCGACGTACCAACCGGAATAAACCCTGACACCGGAAAACCAGAAGGAAAAGGAGAAGGAAAGGGAGTGATAGCCGATGAGACTATAACTTTTCATAAACCAAAAAAAGGCTTACCAAACGCAACTACAGTTGAAATAGGAATCCCTAGAAAAGCAGAGACCCATGCCGGACCTGGAGACCTATTGTATCTTCAACAAAGAAAAGAAACATCACATAAAGGAGAAAACGGAAAACTATTGATAATCGGTGGAGGAGAATACACAGGGGCTCCAGCACTTACCGCACAAGCCGCATTACGAACAGGTATAGACCTAACAACAATAATCACAAAAAAAGAAATAAAAAACACAATAGCTGGATACAGCCCCAACCTAATAGTAAAAGGCCTAAAAGACTACAGTGAACTAACAAAAATCGATGAAACAAAATACGACGCAGCCGTTATAGGCCCTGGAATAGGGAAGAAACACCACAAAGAGATATTAGATTACATCAAACAAACCAACTTACCCACCGTACTGGACGCAGATGGAATAAAAGCAATCAAAAACCCAGACACACTAAAAAACAAAATAATCACCCCACACACAAAAGAATACCAAGAACTATTCAACCAAAAACCAACAAAACAAAACATAGAGAAAAACGCAGAAAAATACAGTTGTACAATCCTGAAAAAAGGCCCTACCGACATAATAACAGATGGAAAAAACACAAAACAAAATCCAGCAGGAACACCAGAAATGACAGTAGGTGGAACAGGCGACGTTTTAGCAGGCATAGTTGGTGCATTACTCTCCCAAAACACAGAAAAACCATATAGAGCAGCAGTAGCAGGAGCCTTCATAACAGGGAAAACAGGTGAAAAAACCACCGAACAAAAAGGAACAGGATTACTACCAACCGACATAATAGAAAACATACCACAAATAATGAAGAAATATCCATAAAACAAGGTTTTTAGGGAGGAAACCCCGAAAGGTTAAAGTGTCTCTCCAAACAGTTCAATCTGGGGGCCTGTGGTCTAGGCGGTCATGACGTCGCCCTTACAAGGCGGAGGTCACCGGTTCGAATCCGGTCGGGCCCACTAAGCGGGGGTTGCCGAGCATGGCCAAAAACCTTTTTCTATAGTTGATTAGGTTGGTTAAAGGCGGGAGACTCAAGATCTCTTCCTGTAGAGGTTCAGGGGTTCGAATCCCCTCCCCCGCACTGCGCAAAACCCTAAACCAACAAAACAACCTAAAACACATCCAACCAGGTCTAAATGAACAAAAAAAACCATACAAAGGATCTAGCAACTCAGAGAATAGAGAAACTATTCAAAGAAGCAGAAAAACAATACAAACAAAACCCAGAACTAAGCCATAGATACATGGAAATCGCTTGGAAACTAAAACTAAAAACAAGAACAACCATTCCAAAAAAATACAAACACAGAATATGTAGAAAATGCCAAAGCTATCTAGTACCCGGACAAAACCAAAAAACAAGAATACATAGATCCAAAATAATAAAAACATGCAAAGAATGCGGCCACACAAAAAGAATACACTTAACCTCAAACAAAGAAAAGGCAAAAGATTAAGTTAATACAAGAAAAAACAGTTACACCCGAGGCAGCCAAGGAAATTATTTAAGTAACCTCGGAACGATGAATATGAGTAGCCTACAAAAAAAGGCAAAAATACTATTTACTATTATTATTGTAGCGGGGTGGGGTAGCCAGGAAATCCCGGCGGGCTCATAACCCGCAGATCGGTGGTTCAAATCCACTCCCCGCTACTTCAATACACATAAACCCAACAAAAAATACTATTTTTCATCAATATTTTCCACCCCAACACAACCCCTAACCAAGCTAACTAAGTTCTTAAACCAACTATAAACATTTAGATATTGTTTAAAACGGTTTATATTGTTTTAAATTTATATAGACATGCTTATATCCTACTAAAACAAATAGGGGTTTATATGAATAACTTGAGGTGGGTATAATGGAGTTTGATCCGTTTGAAGAACTAAGGAATATGAGGGAAAGGATGGAATCTATGTATCAAGATATGGAGAGAACATATCCCTCCAGGATCCGTCAACCATGGCGGGAACATACAGGTAAAAAAATGCATCCAAACACAGATATAATGGACCACGAAAACGAAGTGGTTGTGACAATAGACCTACCTGGAGTGCAGAAAAAAGATATAGACCTCCACATAGATGGCGACCTCCTAACAATCAAAGCTGAAAGAGAAACCGAAACAAAAGAAGAAGACGAAGCATATATCGCTCACGAAAGAAGATATGGAAACTACCACAGAACAACAAGACTCCCTGCAAATGTAGATGAAACAAAAGCAAAAGCAACATTCAAAAACGGCGTCCTAGAAATACATCTACCTAAAAAAGAACAAACAAAAGGAAAAGAAATCAAAATAGAATAAAAAAAGAAGTCCCTGAGAAAAAACACTCAGGGACAACCCCAACAAACATGAAAAAAGATTTATTTCTTCATTGAACACAGACCCTCCAAGTAAACAAAAAACCCATTATCGGCTTTATTCCCGATTTTACCTATAACACAATTCCTTTTTTACCGAGTTCTATAGGTTGGGATGTCATAGATTACTGCAACTAATAGTTCTCTTGTCATTTTTCGGTAATTTCTTAGTTGTTTTTCCTGAATCCAGCTATTTGGTAAAGCATTATTGTTGTTATTAATCCGGCTAGTAATAGAGTCATTATGGCTGGGTTGAATGTTTCTCCGACTGATATAGCTTCTTTCCCCATCTGATGTATGAAAAACAACGGTACTACAAATAGTGGCGACGCTCTTGTCAATACATACATTCCTTTATTCACATCAGATAGTTTTTGTATCACTTTCATTTTCTACAACATTCCTATAGATTTTATACCTTGTTATCTGGAGGGTAGGTAGTATACTCTCCAAGTGTTGATTACTTATCATTTACTTCCTTAAAAAACCATCGGAATCTATCATTAATAATCATGACAAACCTTTTTTGGTAAAACAAAAAAACACAAAAAAAACATAAACCAAACTCAAACAACCACAAAAACCACCACACAACAATATCCCCCTCCATAAAAAAATTCAAAATATACGAGATACCCCAACCACAAACAATAAACCTCAATAATAAGATTACCATTTACATAGCAAAACCAATATTAAAAACTAAGTAAAATCAACCCCCCTCTAAAAAGAAAAAGGGTCTTAAGGCCTAAATCAAGAAAAAAACCACTTGAATTCATAATTAGAATTTATTTTTTGAGTTTAACGATTTCATTCGCACTTAGTATTGTTAGAATTGAACCGACTAAGCAGAGATAAAGCCCGTATACTATCTGTGCTTGGCCAATGTTGCTAATATCGATTAACGCCCATATTATCCCTATTAATGCGATTAATCCACCAATTGGTAAGAGGTATCCAATTTCTTTAACATTTATTAAACCTCCATAACTACCTACTAATCCAACGCCCCCACCAATCAATACGATATAAGGATAAGGTTCAGATATAGCACCTAATGTAGCGATTTCCCACCCTGTAAACCTTCCTTCAACCACCCAATAATCCACTACCATCCAATCAAGAAAAACACCAATAATCACTAATAAACTACCAACAAGCCCCAGCTTTACCCAAACTTTAGAAACAGAACCACTAGACATACCTTCTCACAATAAAAAAATACATAATACCCTATATTTATAAATTTGGTAAATTAGTAATTCCAGATTATTTTTCTAAAGAAATAGAGAAGTTAGAGCCTGAGGTTTAGCGCCGGGACTGGGATTTGAACCCAGGTGACGCGGCAAGCATCAACGGGTCTCGAACCCGCCGCATTAGTCCTGGCTCTGCCATCCCGGCATTACTTGTGTATTGGTGCGGTAGGTTTATCTTATTTTCTTTTCTGTCTGTTTAATCCATTAAACTTAATTCATTTGAGGAAGAATAGGCGTTGATTGTTTTTATGGGCCGGTAGGGTAGCATGGTATCCTTCCACCCCGGGGCGGTGGTAACTCCGGTTCAAATCCGGGCCGGCCCATCCCCCTTTTTTATCTGTTTTTAATCTCTATTTTTTCAAATTTTTGGGTTATGTAGATCTCTATTATTTAAGTTAGCTCTCTATGTCTAGGTAATTAGTTAATAGAGGTGAGGTTTTGGTGATTATATATCTAGTTTACTGGAGGATATTGTGTGGATTATTTTTAAATCAGTGGTAATCCCCTCTTCCTTTATGTCGGGGAAGATTTCAAGCTGGTTTTATTGATTAAAGTAGTTGGTGTTGATGATTATTGGCTTTTAAAAAAAGTGATATTGATTTAATGAAGTTGAGAAGGTTGGTTTTTGGTAGTTTGAGTTTGGTTTTGTTTGGGTGGTTGGTTGTTTTGGTGTGGGTGGTTTTTTGTTTTATTGGTGCTTTTATTTGTTTGGGTGGTTGTTTTGTTTGGTTTGAAGGCTTTTTTTTATGATTTTTTGATGTTTTTGTTTGATTGGTTTTTGTTGGGTAGGTGTAGGAGGTTTTTGGTGGGTAGGGCGAGGGGTTGTGTGCTTGAGGTTGGTGTGGGTACTGGCTTGAATTTGCCTTTTTATGGTGGTGAGGTTGAGGTTGTTGGTGTTGATTGTAGTGAGGGTATGTTGGTTGGTGCTTTTGAGAGGTCTAGGGATATTGATTTGGATGTGGATTTGTTTTTGATGTGTGTTGAGTGTCTTGGTTTTAGGGATGGTTGTTTTGATACTGTTGTTTCTAGTTTTGTTTTATGTAATTTTGATCCTGTTCGGGGTTTAAGGGAGATTGAGAGGGTTTGTAAGCCGGGGGGTCGTTTGTTGATGTTGGAGCATGTTCGGCCGGATAATAGGTTTCTTGATTTTTTGTTTCGTTGTGTTAATCCGGTTAGTAAGTTTTTATTGGGTGAGGATTTGCGTAGGGAGCCACTTAAGTATTTAGAGGGGTCTGGTTTTGAGGTTGAGCGTGTTGAGAGATTTGGTTGGGGGTTGTTTATGTATATTGAGTGCTCCCTTGAGTGACCTCCTTCTCTCCCTAAAGAGAAGTAGGGTCTTAGTCTTGAGTGGAGATATTGGAGTCTTTATTTTTCTTGGAGGAGTTTTAATGCGTCTTTGCATGCGGCTACGGCTGGTGCTCCTGCTGTTATGAATATTACTTCCATTAGTTCCATTATTTCTTCTTTTGTTGCGCCGTGGTTTAATGCGCTTTTCATTCTTACTTTTGTACATGGTTCGCATTGTTGAGATGCTACTACTGCTAGTGAGATTAAGTCTTTTGTTTTTGCTGACAGTGCACCATCCTCTAGCAGTCTTTTATTGCACATATTGTATCTCTGGAGGTTTTCTGGGTCTACATCCTCGATTATTTTAAGGATTTCTGGTAAAAAACCCATTTTCCCTTCCATCTCACTCAACATTTCATTTGGATCTTTTTTACCTTCTTTATGTCTTGTCATATTTATCTCCTTATACTAAGGATTGAATGCATAACATAAATTATTTTTTATAGGTTTTTAATACACTATAAAACAGTTTTTATTTACTAATGGATTCAAGGGGGTTTTTATTTGCTTTGAATCAATTATAAACCCCTCTAATATCTCTATATATAGAACTAGAAATAGGTTTTTTGTTTTTTTGTGATTGTTTGTTTAACTTTTCTAGATTTTGTTTCGATGGGTTTTGATTGTTTAGGTTTTGTTTGGGTTTTTGGGTATTTTTAGTTTGAATTTTGTTTGGTTTTCTGTGTTTTTTGTTTGGATATCGATGTTTATGTGTTTTGCTATTTGGTTTATCATGTAGTATCTGACTCCCCAGACGCCGGTTGTGTTTCCTTTGTATGTTTGGCCTGAAAACAGTTTCTGGATGTCTTGATGTAGTTTCTTGCCGTCGTCTTGTATCTCGATTATATTTGTGTCTTTGTTTTGTTTTAGTGTTATTTTGATGTTTTTTGGTTTGGTTGTGTGTAATCGGGTTTTTATTATCTGTTTTATTAATGTTTTTAGGTCTTGTGTTGTCTCTCCGGTTAATGGTTTTTTGGGGAGGTTTTGTTTTATTTTTATGTCTTTGTTGTTTGTTTGTTGGTTTATTTCAATTATAGCTTCTTTTATTGTGTTTGTGATGTCTATCTTGGTTGTGTTGTTGTTTTCTTCGATTTTTTCAAGTTTTTTGGTTAGTTTTAGTGTTTCGTATATTTCGTTACATGTCTTTCTTGCTTCCTCTATGTGTTTTTGTTTTTCTTCAGGGAGGTCTTCTGTTGTAATGAGTTGGAGGTGGCCCCAAGTTGTCTGGTTTTTGCTTGATAGGTCTTGTCGGAGTAAGGTTGATAGGAATTCCTTCCTCCTTTCAGCGCTCCATCTTTTTTTGGTTTCAGATCTTTTTTCAGATTTTAGTTGTTCAAAAGTTGTGTTTAGGTGGCCTATTAAGACGCTTATCAATAAAGATAACAAGAAGAATAGGGATAGGTTTATTAAGGTTATTTCTATGGTTATTAAGAATAGTTCTCCATAATGTAGGATGTAGATTAGGGTTAGGGAGAGTGTTGCTAGGATACTTGGTATTAAATTTAGTGTTCTGATGTAGAACCCGCTTGTTAGTACTAGTGCTACTATTAGGAGGAATAAGGGGTATATTGAGTTAAAAATTAGTATTAAAAAATATATTGCTATGCTTGTTATTAGGAATATTATTGTAGATAGAATGTTTTTTTCGTGGAAGTTAAGGTCCCAAACCCTTTTTAAAAAATACTGACTATTCATGTTGTCTTTCCTTTTTTTGGTTTTTCTATCCGTGTTTTGTTCGGTGGTTATATTTTATCGTAAAAAACTATTTTAAGTGTTTTGGATATTTCTAAAATGTAGTTATTTATTTATACTTGAATTTAAAGTTTAATATGGTTATTTTAATGTAGAAAAAGGAGTAATCTGGACAATAAGTCCTTATGGTTTTTTGTTTTTTTTGGTTTTTATTTGAAGGCTGTATTTATGACATTCTATTCTCACTAAAGAAAAAGAGGATTTATTGCTATACCGAAAACTTTCCTGAGGGTTAAGGATTGTTTTGGTTTCTTTGTGTTATTTATTTGGCTTTTTTTAGGTGTATTATTGTTTTTCTTTGGTGTTTTTTGTAGTTGTTGTTTTTGTGGTGTTTTTGGTTGTACCATGTTATTTTGAGTTTTTTGGGTTGGTATCCATGTTTTTTTGAGATATCTGTTATTATTAAGTCTAGGGGTATTGATTCTTTTTTGTAGATGAAGTTTTCTACGACTATAAATGCCTGTGATTTGGGTTTTGTTGTTTTTGGTTAAGGCTAGTGAGGAACGTTTACCGTTACCGAATAATCCGTATAAGATTTATCGTGTAGAAGTTAATGGGAAGACTTATCCACGGGTGCCGTTACCTAGGTATGTTGCTTTGATGTTAGGGCTGGATCCTGAGTCTATGGTTGATGAATATCAGTTAGAAATTTACGTTGACAGAAAACGAAGGAAAGTAGAGTTTGAGCTAATTGAAGAGAAATATTAATGGTGCTTGTTCAATGGGGATTTACTAAGAAATAGAATTACACTTGGGAGTAGGGTTTCTCATTTTTTAGAAATTCTATTTCCTACCTAGAAACTCTCAAAAAATTTAGTTTAAGTTTTTAACAGTTCTTTTAAATTTCTTGTATATAATCTTCAATCTCATACTGGATTTGTTTTCCGATATCTAATTCAAAAAAATGTAAATCTTGATCTGATATATACTGAAAAGATTGTGGAGGATTGAAATTATCTAACTCTTTGAACGGATCTATCGGAGATGGGAACTCCTTGACCTTTTTTATTTTTATCGCATAAGCAGTATTGGTTCCTTTGAAGTAATTAAAAAATTTTTCTTCAGAAATATACGCCTTATTCTTAACTTTTTCCCATATTTCTTTCGGTTCTCCCTTAAGGATCTTTCCAAATGTAAAATACCCTCTTATTTTTTGTTCATCGGAGTTTGAATATAAATAAATCTTGTTTATATTATTTCGCTTAAATATTTTTCTTCGGAATTCATATTCTTTTTCTCCAGAGAATATGGCTTTTGCGTACTCCGGTTTAATTGATAGTAAAACGTTCATTAATACCCCCTATTTCTTTTATTTTTTGATACTTATTATCTTCTATTTCTTGTATAGATTGAATAGAGCCTCTTACTATCTCTTTTTCTCGCATTTTGTTGAAACTAATAGGTTCTTGTAAATGGAAATGCCATCTAAAAAATATGATTAAAGTTGGTTTTTGTAGTTTTTTTTCTACTTCCTTTTTTTTGTAGACAGTTCGTCTTTTGATGTCATCATAGATTTGATCGAGATTGTTTACGTCTTCTTTAACCTTATTAACGACACCGAGTGAAGTTACCTTTTTTTCATCTTGGGTTCTATAAAATAAAAGCAAATCACCCGGAGCGATTTTCTTTATTTTGCTATGGGATAAATATACTTTTTCAATGACATTTCCTTCGACAATAAACTCGTTAGAAAACTCCTTTAAGGTTTGTTGCCTCCCTCTCCAATTAGTGAATAACCTATCATGGTAATTTGGTTTGATCGGAACTAAAAATTTGTTGCATCCCTTAGTATCTTTGAAATAAGGCCAAAACTTTTCAGAAACTTTAATCGGTTTTTTAGTTTTTAATTTAGTTTTCTTTGGTTCTATGTCTTTTAGATAGATGTCTTCAATCCTTCCATCTTTCCATATTTTTACAGACTCTTTAAAAAATCCAAATTTCGATATTAGTTTTTCCAATCTATCCTTTTCTTTCGTAAAGTGAGTTAGATAAACCTCTTTTAGATTATTTTTTATTGCGTATCTTACTCCTAGCTTAATGAAGAGCTCCCCTATTTTGTTTCCATGCGCAGAAACTTTTAGTGTAGAAAGTTTCAGTCGAGGTTTTTTAGGGAGTTTTGGATCTTCTCCTATTTGTTCCGTTTCTTCTTTGTATATTAGCAAGGCACCGAGTCTATTTTCTTCTTTGTTATTTTTCCAATATACAAAACAGTCTCGACCTTCTTTTTTTATTTTTTTGAACCACTCCTCGAATTCCGGATAATCTTCTTTTAGTGAGTCGAAAAACGGATCATCCAAGTCTAGATTGTAA belongs to Methanonatronarchaeum sp. AMET-Sl and includes:
- a CDS encoding ATP-binding protein, giving the protein MNSQYFLKRVWDLNFHEKNILSTIIFLITSIAIYFLILIFNSIYPLFLLIVALVLTSGFYIRTLNLIPSILATLSLTLIYILHYGELFLITIEITLINLSLFFLLSLLISVLIGHLNTTFEQLKSEKRSETKKRWSAERRKEFLSTLLRQDLSSKNQTTWGHLQLITTEDLPEEKQKHIEEARKTCNEIYETLKLTKKLEKIEENNNTTKIDITNTIKEAIIEINQQTNNKDIKIKQNLPKKPLTGETTQDLKTLIKQIIKTRLHTTKPKNIKITLKQNKDTNIIEIQDDGKKLHQDIQKLFSGQTYKGNTTGVWGVRYYMINQIAKHINIDIQTKNTENQTKFKLKIPKNPNKT
- a CDS encoding NAD(P)H-hydrate dehydratase — translated: MISSIEMKALDRNAHYYGVSPRMLMEEAGKQTALQIDEEPKQNIAIVAGEGNNGGDGFVAARYLKEMGHDVEVLLVGDGKEIKTGPARENWLLLKKKGIKKTESSKPEFFKGLEINSDIIIDAVLGIGIKGTPREPVKSAITAINNSKAKIISIDVPTGINPDTGKPEGKGEGKGVIADETITFHKPKKGLPNATTVEIGIPRKAETHAGPGDLLYLQQRKETSHKGENGKLLIIGGGEYTGAPALTAQAALRTGIDLTTIITKKEIKNTIAGYSPNLIVKGLKDYSELTKIDETKYDAAVIGPGIGKKHHKEILDYIKQTNLPTVLDADGIKAIKNPDTLKNKIITPHTKEYQELFNQKPTKQNIEKNAEKYSCTILKKGPTDIITDGKNTKQNPAGTPEMTVGGTGDVLAGIVGALLSQNTEKPYRAAVAGAFITGKTGEKTTEQKGTGLLPTDIIENIPQIMKKYP
- a CDS encoding EVE domain-containing protein is translated as MNKIRLLLDTNIIIAREDNHIVPEEIRELMNKIQRPKVEPLIHPSSRLDIRRDGNEERKKITQSKADTYGELSDPPTSYTQSFLDAVGSPENENEEVDYNLLFAIYKDCVNYLITEDQGIHRNSEKLELEDRVLTCEEANSFLDEKLGEKEVKKPIPVKKTKVYNLDLDDPFFDSLKEDYPEFEEWFKKIKKEGRDCFVYWKNNKEENRLGALLIYKEETEQIGEDPKLPKKPRLKLSTLKVSAHGNKIGELFIKLGVRYAIKNNLKEVYLTHFTKEKDRLEKLISKFGFFKESVKIWKDGRIEDIYLKDIEPKKTKLKTKKPIKVSEKFWPYFKDTKGCNKFLVPIKPNYHDRLFTNWRGRQQTLKEFSNEFIVEGNVIEKVYLSHSKIKKIAPGDLLLFYRTQDEKKVTSLGVVNKVKEDVNNLDQIYDDIKRRTVYKKKEVEKKLQKPTLIIFFRWHFHLQEPISFNKMREKEIVRGSIQSIQEIEDNKYQKIKEIGGINERFTIN
- a CDS encoding carboxymuconolactone decarboxylase family protein, translated to MTRHKEGKKDPNEMLSEMEGKMGFLPEILKIIEDVDPENLQRYNMCNKRLLEDGALSAKTKDLISLAVVASQQCEPCTKVRMKSALNHGATKEEIMELMEVIFITAGAPAVAACKDALKLLQEK
- a CDS encoding methyltransferase domain-containing protein gives rise to the protein MLLFVWVVVLFGLKAFFYDFLMFLFDWFLLGRCRRFLVGRARGCVLEVGVGTGLNLPFYGGEVEVVGVDCSEGMLVGAFERSRDIDLDVDLFLMCVECLGFRDGCFDTVVSSFVLCNFDPVRGLREIERVCKPGGRLLMLEHVRPDNRFLDFLFRCVNPVSKFLLGEDLRREPLKYLEGSGFEVERVERFGWGLFMYIECSLE
- a CDS encoding Hsp20/alpha crystallin family protein: MEFDPFEELRNMRERMESMYQDMERTYPSRIRQPWREHTGKKMHPNTDIMDHENEVVVTIDLPGVQKKDIDLHIDGDLLTIKAERETETKEEDEAYIAHERRYGNYHRTTRLPANVDETKAKATFKNGVLEIHLPKKEQTKGKEIKIE
- a CDS encoding PUA domain-containing protein, with product MSLKTARSIADYQFGVGVGEKVFPDGCDVSYRRTGTIRKVSKDGVDIAYLRVKDGLFTLSIIGGRRVLESTPYPENRVVVLNEVGDFIRDGKTAFAKHVVELDPEIRAGMEVVVVDEDDNLLATGKTTLSYKEIKLFEKGAAVEVRSGVDR
- a CDS encoding nascent polypeptide-associated complex protein, producing MFPGMRGGFDQRKMDQLMKQMGIDIEELEDVEEVIIKTAEKDLVFNKAEVTVMDAKGQKTYQVIGNPEEIKKEVEPDEEDIEFVMEQTDCSEDEAIQALKDNEGDIAEAIISLED